In Lathyrus oleraceus cultivar Zhongwan6 chromosome 2, CAAS_Psat_ZW6_1.0, whole genome shotgun sequence, the DNA window ACCTCTCACATTTCAATGTCATTTTTCTAATACTATCCGTGAATTTCAACTCATACTCACTTAAATTTGAGATCATGTATGTAAGAAACAATATTTACAACGTGATAAATTTCATGAGTACATACCAAAAACTTTACCTCTCCTAAGTATAGAAAAGTATAGCAAAGGATAGAGTTTTACACTAGGAATACACACTGCAAAATACAAAAGGATGAACTCTCAAGATGCATAAATACTCTCTTGATTTGTGTCAACTACAAGGTAAACGCTATCTTTATATAGAAATGATGATCCAGTCAAAAAGCTCAATATGGTACAAACAAATTTAAATTAAATTCAATCTTAGCAAACTAAATCCTTTACTCAAATTAAATCCAATTAAATCTTCTTAAGTAGATTGAATCTTGAACAAATAAATGTTTCTGAAGTAAATTTGGAATTAAACGGTCATAATAAAATTTTCCAAAAATAATGTACTATGTCAAGATGTCTCACAATTTTCAAGACTTTTTGCTTAACATTTTTCCAATAAGGGAATGGAATGAGAACATAGGCGTTTTAATTTCATATATGTTCTGTTCAAGAGAGTGAATTAACAAGTTTGCATTTCTATCCTTGTAACCTCTCATGTTATAACTCTTCTATGCAAATTAAACTAATTATTGATAATAATTTTTCAATCTTGATGAATTATCTAATCCAATAAAATATCTATAAGGTTAATTTATAAAACAGTACAAAGCCATGGACAAGAAAATATATTAAAAACACATATTaacataaaatataaaaataaaataaaatgcataaTAAACTAAATACACCATGAAGAAAAAAATGCAAGTAAATATGAAAATAAGACAtgtaaaaaaatatatttaaaaaaatagactaaaaaacagaaaaagaaatAATATAACAAGTTAGAGACTAAGCAAAAATATAGTATGAATCAAAGAACTCAACGTGATATATAACCATCATTTTGTAGAATTTCTTGACAAAACCATCATTTTGGATATTTTACCCTACATCCATAGTACCTTCTAAATTGATCTCTTTTATGTTACAATATTCTAAATTAATATTTACAAAACCTTCAATTAGACATGAGATAGCATGATCCCAAAACTTCGTTTGCTACTTACTAGTATAAAAAACAAACAGATAGAATAGAAACCAGAAGAATTTGGAATGAGCACCAACAAAAACCACTAACTACTTGTTATCAGAATTTTTATCAGAATTCGCTAATCGTTCTTGCAGCTGAAAACAGAGTTCTGATATACGGGACAACAACTTGCATTGTCCGTCTCGCGAATCTAAACTGTCAGGAGTTACCAACTTAAAGGGGTCGCCAAGCACCTGTTGGAGCTGACAACAAAGCTGCAAAGCTTCTTGATCATGCGTACCAGTTTCCGTAATAAGTTGCAGCCATTTAAAGGTATGACCTTGGGACAAAGAAGGATGACATGAAACTGGAGGAGCAAGAAAAGGGTGTTGGAGTAACTGAGGAATTCTCCACCTTTCATTCCGATCCCATGCAAGACACTTCTTCATAAGATCCACGAGCCATGGGTTTGAAACTGGTTCATATGTAATTTGATGTTTTGGATCAGTTATCACTTTGACTTTGGCCCAAAATGTCTTGTAATCTGAAAAAGGTGTTCTCCCATATACCATTTGATACAGGATGCAACCTAAGGACCAAATGTCTGATGACCGACCACACTTTATGATGTTGCCATTCGCATCACTCTCGTTGCACATAAATGCTTCTGGTGACATATAGTTTAGAGTGCCAACCTACAGCAGATGAAAGAAAGTTAAGTGAAAATTTAACAACTTTATGCAATTGATCCGCGAAAGTCTTTGGAAAATGATGCTTCGCCTGTCCAGAAGACTTCAAAATATTCTCAATTGAAATACATACATTTCAACCATAGCATTATAATCTCAATTGAACAAATAGAGAAACTAAGACATGGAAATATTGGAAATATTGGAAATATGCAATACCTGTGAATCCCGCTGGATGTTTGTTGTATCACTCATTATTGCTTTAGCTATTCCAAAATCGATCAATTTGAGGGAACCTTTGACAAGGAGGAAATTTGCAGGCTTCAAGTCAGAATGCACAATACGTTCCTCATGGATTGTGTTGACAGCTTGAAGAATTTGCTGTCGGTATCAACAAAAAAGTCTCAGCTAACTTACTTGCAAAGAGTTGCAGTACTAATTTAATCTATGCaataaagaaagaaaatagaaaGGAAACAATAAACTTTTTATCAtaagtaaaaataaataaaaggaaAGCAGGATGATTACCAATAAGACTGAATGAATGAGCCTTTTATTTGATTCCATGTTAAAGAGGCGGTTTCAATGGGATGTACGGTTTCATTTAAAGTCGCCAACTCTATGCACGGCTtcgttttttcttttttttgcaGAAAGAGAAAAAGAAGTCGTACATGGCAGGCATGTACACGACGACTTCTATAAAAATAAAAATGCCGTACATCCCAGAATGTACAACTTCCTCTAGGTTGGTAAATTCTTTACATGTTACGCAAGATTTGTAATTTTGACCCCAAAAGTACACTATATCAGTAAAGGAAAAATAAAACATGAGGAACAGACTGGACTACTAGAACACATTCATGTCCAACAGGAAAGGCAAGGATGCTCGCATTCTTTTGGAAAACTCAAACAGGAAATATTCTAACGGATGAATAGACAAGAAGAAATGTAATTCTACAACATGAAGGTTGGAAAAGTGATAGAATAATTTCAAGGTTAAATTGTAGAGTTGAAACCTGCCAATAAAACCTAAGCCAGTTTTCATCTATGGTTTGGTTGCACCCATCCAGTTCCTTCCACTTCTGAGACAACATATGTGCCAAATCAATTTCCCCGTGTTCAAGCACCATGTATATAAATCCATCATCCTTGACTTTACCACCCTTATTGTTGAAAGAGCCTTTCATGACTCCCTCAAGCAAAGCCTTGTCAGTCACCTAATTAATTACAAGAGTGGATAAAATGAATTAAGGCAAAAATTGTAGAAAACTATctaaatttattattttttaatatgtTCGTCCATGCCTTAAGGAATAAAAGATTAGACAGAGGGATTAATAAAAACGGAAATTTGAACAATTGATTTCATATTTTTATTCTGTAGGACATATTTTCTTAAATGACAATCAGTTCTTTTCTCCATTCAAGTAGATATTAATAAGAGGGGTATAAAAAAAATATGTAACAATAATTGATATTTGTAATATTCATAACAGATATAAGAAGTCGGGAGCAAGTACCTCATAATTTATAAGCTGTATAATATTACTTTTTCCTTTCAGTCTGTATAGATACTCAATCTCTTGACAAAATCCATATGCAGTGGCATAATCACGACCCTTTAGTTTTATCTTTTTAAGCGCATAGATTGTACATTCTGATGAAATCACTTTGTGTACCTCGCTACTTCCTCCTGTACCTATTCTTCCAAGCCTTTGATATAACTTGCCACTAACTTTGAAAAACGAAACAGGGTTATAGGTCATTTTCCGAGCAGCTTTATCTTTCTCTGTTTTACCTAACTTTGAAGACTCCAACTTCACTTCTGAAGATACAGTTGGAGCCTCGGGCTGTGTGTTGGTAGTAACTGCAGAGTCTTTTCCTTTAGTTAACGCATGGTCATTACAGGAAACAACATTATTCGAAATACTAGTTTCCTTTGCAACGCTTCCTTGCAGCTCTTTAGGTGGGTTGCTCTCCTTAAATGTCAATTCAGCATCAGTAAGTGAACTACAAGCTTGGACTGCAGTAGTTGCTTGATCTGTTGATATTCTATTGGTTTCTTTTAGGTTAGTATTTTCCGACTTAATAACCCCATGAGTTATTGGACGAGGATTAAGGTTCCCACAACATTTTGCAACCAAATTTGAGGCACTATTTGGATGGGAATGAGAAGAACCGGTTAAAGAATTCAGCATGGGAGCCGAACTTGAATGGACTGATGTAGTTGTTGCACACGAGGGGCCAACTACAGAAGATTGTGTAGCTGGTTGGCTTAAAAAGTTTTTGAATTTATGCAAATGATCTTGAGTAATTATTGTTCTCCTTGGCAATATAGAAACTTTTCCTCCATCGGATATCAAACTCTTTTTAGACTCTGCCTGCTGAAATATTTTGGGCTTCAAATCTTGATTGCTTCCGGTTGATGCTTCAGGCACGCTGCTTCGCAAGCACTTCATTTCTGTCAATGCAAGTGAACCCAAGTGAGATGATATGTATTCCAAATCACCGACTATAACATCATTGACCCCTGCATGTTGAATGAAAAGAACAGAAATACATGGAAGGGCATAATAACTGTTTTACGATCTGCGCAATATTGGCAATCATTTTTAAAAATCTGTCCGTCAAAATGCATCAATAAGTTGTCTAAAAGCCAAATTACACATTGTAGTAGTGTGCATGGACTGAGGGCAAACCTTAGCACAACAGTAAGCTTACTTCATTGCGAACTACATGGGACGAGTTCAAATCCTAGAAACAAGCACTATGCTTGCAAAATAAGACTGTACTCCCTCCGatcactattataagcaaaaaaaaaGTGACCTTAAATCTAAgtcactattataagcaaaagAGTGACCTTAAATCCTGgtcactattataagcaaaattcattaactttaaactaattaaTGCTTGTATCACCATTATACCCAAGACTTAGCTAAAAAGCATTTAATGCTGGTAGTTGATTCATCAAATATAGCTAAGGATATTATAGTAAATTTTACTTTAACTGTGCATGAAATCAAGAAAGTTAATCACACATTACTAATTTTCTCAATTAATGTAAAAGTAGTTATTTTTGCTTATAATTGTGACCGGAGGGAGTATATCTTATCCCACCTTGTGCACTAGGACGTTCTTAGGCTCTAGTTTGGGAGTGTAGAAGGAGACGAGAGAAGATGATTTTTGGAAAAGGAAGGAATGATAGTTCCCAACTTGAATGGGGGTTTAATTTTTCTTGATAATACAAAATTTCTCAAATTTGGTGAACTCAAACAATCTGTTAAACTAAGGTTTTGATGGTCTTGGAAAAATAATTGATATCATTTTCATCTTTCCATAATTCtatcaaaattaaaattacaTTTATCATAAGTATTCTTTTCAAATAAAAGGGAAGATTTCTCTCTTTCCTTCTCATCCCCTCCCCCAAAGTCCTTCCATTTCCTCGCCTCTAAACTCCC includes these proteins:
- the LOC127118880 gene encoding serine/threonine-protein kinase MPS1, with the translated sequence MDGNPNSSELLRQFQAALKRPRPPGGASQPNIMRPKRSAAAEAKAMAMSNSQDSQSSLDQSGNHSLSFPDEMKCLRSSVPEASTGSNQDLKPKIFQQAESKKSLISDGGKVSILPRRTIITQDHLHKFKNFLSQPATQSSVVGPSCATTTSVHSSSAPMLNSLTGSSHSHPNSASNLVAKCCGNLNPRPITHGVIKSENTNLKETNRISTDQATTAVQACSSLTDAELTFKESNPPKELQGSVAKETSISNNVVSCNDHALTKGKDSAVTTNTQPEAPTVSSEVKLESSKLGKTEKDKAARKMTYNPVSFFKVSGKLYQRLGRIGTGGSSEVHKVISSECTIYALKKIKLKGRDYATAYGFCQEIEYLYRLKGKSNIIQLINYEVTDKALLEGVMKGSFNNKGGKVKDDGFIYMVLEHGEIDLAHMLSQKWKELDGCNQTIDENWLRFYWQQILQAVNTIHEERIVHSDLKPANFLLVKGSLKLIDFGIAKAIMSDTTNIQRDSQVGTLNYMSPEAFMCNESDANGNIIKCGRSSDIWSLGCILYQMVYGRTPFSDYKTFWAKVKVITDPKHQITYEPVSNPWLVDLMKKCLAWDRNERWRIPQLLQHPFLAPPVSCHPSLSQGHTFKWLQLITETGTHDQEALQLCCQLQQVLGDPFKLVTPDSLDSRDGQCKLLSRISELCFQLQERLANSDKNSDNK